In the Klebsiella aerogenes KCTC 2190 genome, one interval contains:
- the rluB gene encoding 23S rRNA pseudouridine(2605) synthase RluB, translating into MSEKLQKVLARAGHGSRREIETIIEAGRVSVDGKIATLGDRVEIVPGLKIRIDGHLISVKESAEQICRVLAYYKPEGELCTRNDPEGRPTVFDRLPKLRGARWIAVGRLDVNTCGLLLFTTDGELANRLMHPSREVEREYAVRVFGQVDEDKLRQLARGVQLEDGPAAFKTIKFTGGEGINQWYNVTLTEGRNREVRRLWEAVGVQVSRLIRVRYGDILLPKGLPRGGWTELDLAQTNYLRELVELPAETESKVAVEKDRRRMKANQIRRAVKRHSQTSGNPRQGNNGNRRSSTRNKTNG; encoded by the coding sequence ATGAGCGAGAAATTACAGAAAGTGCTGGCTCGTGCTGGCCATGGCTCCCGCCGCGAAATTGAAACTATCATCGAAGCTGGACGCGTCAGCGTGGATGGTAAGATCGCAACCCTCGGCGATCGTGTTGAAATCGTACCTGGTTTGAAAATCCGTATCGACGGTCATCTTATTTCGGTAAAAGAATCTGCCGAGCAAATTTGTCGGGTATTGGCCTATTACAAACCAGAAGGCGAACTCTGCACCCGTAACGATCCGGAAGGGCGCCCAACGGTTTTCGACCGTCTGCCGAAACTGCGCGGCGCGCGCTGGATTGCGGTAGGTCGCCTCGATGTGAACACCTGCGGCCTGCTGCTGTTTACCACCGATGGTGAACTGGCGAACCGTTTGATGCACCCAAGCCGCGAAGTTGAGCGTGAATACGCCGTCCGCGTTTTCGGCCAGGTCGATGAAGACAAACTGCGCCAGCTGGCGCGTGGCGTACAGTTAGAAGATGGCCCTGCAGCGTTTAAAACGATTAAGTTCACCGGCGGTGAAGGGATCAACCAATGGTATAACGTTACCTTGACCGAAGGGCGCAACCGCGAAGTGCGTCGCCTGTGGGAAGCCGTCGGCGTTCAGGTTAGCCGTCTTATCCGCGTACGCTACGGCGATATTCTGCTGCCGAAAGGCCTGCCGCGCGGCGGCTGGACTGAACTGGATCTGGCGCAAACCAACTATCTTCGTGAACTGGTGGAGCTGCCGGCGGAAACCGAAAGCAAAGTAGCGGTGGAGAAAGATCGCCGTCGTATGAAAGCGAATCAAATCCGCCGCGCCGTCAAGCGTCATAGCCAGACCAGCGGCAATCCTCGCCAGGGGAATAACGGCAACCGCCGTTCCAGCACCCGCAACAAGACTAACGGCTAA
- a CDS encoding MFS transporter, with product MSTTTKLSASYVVIGVKEKIGYGLGDFASNLSFGFVSLFLLFFYTNVYGISAVQASLIFVIARVIDAIFNILIGFAIDKTQSKYGKLRPWLLYGAIPLGFLTVLCFVPFGGEAKLYFALASYTIYCLAYTAVNTPYSALTNRLTQHEASRSSLSVYRFVLAIVGYLIVSTTADWLISPFNDKQIGYVFAVSCFALLATFMFLACFGMTKERVGEEDKMNAPTLREMFRAVLGNAPLIHLSLFTVFFYIAYTVWMAIAIYFIKYIIGSEGFTATFFMIQSGAYIIGTIISEKVIALMGKKKMALLALLIGVLGVLMQYFIAGNNLWLIMIGVCLYSITLGMGFVAMWSMIADTVEYAEWHHGVRSEGAIYGFFNFITKIAMAIGGGCAGWMLDLYHYDAGNVTSDAINGINILMTLFPGAMFAISAIFVACYALDENTYRDIVQKISLRKQNAL from the coding sequence ATGAGTACAACAACAAAGTTATCGGCAAGCTATGTGGTCATCGGCGTAAAAGAAAAGATAGGCTATGGCTTAGGCGATTTCGCCTCTAATTTATCGTTCGGTTTTGTCTCGTTATTCTTACTATTTTTTTATACTAATGTTTATGGCATCAGCGCGGTACAGGCGAGTCTGATCTTTGTGATTGCCCGGGTGATTGACGCAATTTTTAATATCCTGATTGGCTTTGCAATTGATAAAACGCAGAGTAAATATGGCAAATTGCGTCCCTGGCTATTATATGGTGCGATACCGTTAGGCTTTTTAACCGTGTTGTGTTTTGTGCCATTTGGTGGGGAAGCTAAACTTTATTTCGCGCTGGCCTCCTATACCATCTATTGCCTGGCCTATACGGCGGTTAACACACCTTATTCGGCATTGACCAACCGCTTGACGCAGCATGAGGCCTCGCGTTCGTCGCTGTCGGTATATCGCTTTGTGTTGGCTATTGTCGGGTATCTGATTGTTTCCACAACGGCAGACTGGCTGATTTCGCCCTTTAACGACAAACAAATAGGCTATGTCTTTGCCGTTTCCTGCTTTGCGCTGTTAGCGACTTTTATGTTTCTTGCCTGTTTTGGCATGACCAAAGAACGCGTTGGCGAAGAGGATAAAATGAATGCGCCGACGCTTCGCGAAATGTTCCGTGCGGTATTAGGTAATGCACCACTGATTCATCTTTCATTATTTACCGTGTTTTTCTATATCGCCTATACAGTCTGGATGGCGATCGCCATTTACTTTATTAAATACATTATCGGCAGCGAAGGGTTTACCGCTACTTTCTTCATGATTCAGTCTGGTGCTTATATTATTGGAACCATTATCTCTGAGAAAGTGATTGCGTTAATGGGGAAAAAGAAAATGGCGCTTCTGGCGTTGTTAATTGGCGTGCTGGGGGTACTGATGCAATATTTCATCGCTGGTAATAACCTGTGGCTGATAATGATCGGCGTGTGTCTTTACAGCATTACGCTTGGCATGGGCTTTGTCGCCATGTGGTCGATGATTGCCGACACCGTCGAATATGCTGAATGGCATCACGGTGTACGCTCTGAGGGGGCCATCTACGGTTTCTTTAACTTCATCACTAAAATTGCGATGGCGATTGGCGGCGGCTGCGCGGGCTGGATGCTGGATCTTTATCACTATGATGCGGGTAATGTGACCAGCGATGCGATTAATGGCATCAATATTCTGATGACGCTTTTCCCCGGCGCAATGTTCGCCATCAGCGCCATCTTCGTGGCCTGCTATGCGTTAGATGAAAATACCTATCGCGATATCGTGCAGAAAATCAGCCTGCGTAAGCAAAACGCGCTTTAA
- a CDS encoding YciK family oxidoreductase, with translation MHYQPQYHLLKDRIILVTGASDGIGREAALTYARYSASVVLVGRNEEKLRGVAQEIEQAGGIAARWFTLDLLTCTPQECQQLAQKIAIHYPRLDGVLHNAGLLGDVCPMDQQDPEVWQQVMQVNVNGTFMLTQALLPLLLKSDSGSLVFTSSSVGRQGRANWGAYAASKFATEGMMQVLAEEYQSRHLRVNCINPGGTRTKMRASAFPTEDPQKLKTPADIMPVYLWLMGDDSRRKTGMTFDAQPGRKPGISQ, from the coding sequence GTGCACTATCAACCGCAATATCACCTACTTAAAGACCGTATCATTCTGGTCACCGGCGCCAGCGACGGCATTGGCCGTGAAGCCGCCCTCACCTATGCGCGCTACAGCGCAAGCGTGGTCCTGGTTGGCCGCAATGAAGAAAAACTGCGCGGCGTCGCGCAAGAAATTGAACAGGCTGGCGGTATTGCGGCACGCTGGTTTACCCTCGACCTGTTGACCTGCACGCCGCAGGAGTGCCAGCAGCTGGCGCAGAAAATCGCGATTCACTACCCGCGCCTTGACGGCGTGCTGCACAATGCCGGCCTGCTTGGCGACGTCTGTCCGATGGACCAGCAGGATCCTGAGGTATGGCAGCAGGTGATGCAGGTAAACGTTAACGGCACGTTTATGCTCACCCAGGCGCTTCTTCCTTTATTACTCAAGTCCGATTCCGGCTCGCTGGTGTTTACCTCTTCCAGCGTTGGCCGCCAGGGCCGCGCCAACTGGGGCGCCTACGCGGCCTCTAAATTCGCTACCGAAGGGATGATGCAGGTCCTGGCCGAAGAGTACCAAAGCCGTCATCTGCGGGTAAATTGTATTAATCCCGGCGGGACGCGTACCAAAATGCGCGCCAGCGCCTTCCCGACAGAAGATCCGCAAAAGCTGAAAACCCCCGCCGATATCATGCCGGTCTATTTATGGCTGATGGGCGATGATAGCCGGCGCAAAACCGGTATGACCTTCGATGCCCAGCCGGGGCGTAAACCAGGGATCTCCCAATGA
- a CDS encoding helix-turn-helix transcriptional regulator, which yields MFPFSVTHPRQVTQSGQPATNSGYELIAFDAEKLNVFAAEVRYCEPHWHPAPELITVLHGGFTLAVGQREWQLRAGDMLYINAEEVHSLSAEMPGSQLVTVQFSPGLFDEMHPSPRLEWCTAGRIAQSVDWQVRQRLTALLQQLVDNRTPFQRIAAIYLLLDALVTAGEPQEREESSLREESMIKKGIDYINLHYDRPLTLSEVAEHSGMSYSWFSRLFKRVSRYNFKEYLTLVRLNKARNLLRDTRTPITEISHSCGFQEHKYLIAAFNKYCGLTPTEYRKRFVSRQNVLDQQLALGEDCVCLPLNGQLLARLAVSNQSPSAL from the coding sequence GTGTTCCCGTTTTCAGTGACGCATCCCCGTCAGGTGACACAAAGCGGGCAGCCGGCGACCAATAGCGGCTACGAGCTGATCGCCTTCGACGCTGAGAAACTCAACGTCTTCGCCGCCGAGGTGCGCTACTGCGAACCTCACTGGCACCCGGCGCCGGAGCTTATCACCGTCCTGCATGGCGGTTTCACGCTGGCCGTCGGCCAGCGGGAGTGGCAATTGCGCGCGGGCGATATGTTGTATATCAACGCGGAGGAGGTGCATTCACTCAGCGCGGAGATGCCCGGTAGCCAACTGGTCACCGTGCAGTTTTCGCCAGGTCTGTTTGATGAAATGCATCCCTCTCCGCGGCTGGAGTGGTGTACCGCCGGGCGTATTGCGCAGAGCGTGGATTGGCAGGTGCGCCAGCGGTTAACGGCGCTGCTGCAACAGCTTGTCGATAACCGTACGCCATTCCAGCGTATCGCGGCGATATATTTGCTGCTTGATGCATTGGTGACGGCAGGAGAGCCTCAGGAGCGTGAGGAGAGCTCGCTACGCGAAGAGTCGATGATTAAAAAAGGCATTGATTATATTAATCTGCATTACGACCGGCCATTGACCTTGAGCGAAGTGGCAGAGCACAGCGGCATGAGCTATTCGTGGTTTTCCCGGCTGTTTAAGCGGGTGAGTCGTTACAACTTTAAAGAGTATCTGACCCTGGTGCGGCTGAATAAGGCTCGCAATCTACTGCGTGATACGCGTACGCCGATCACCGAAATCAGCCATAGCTGCGGTTTTCAGGAGCACAAATACCTGATCGCCGCCTTTAACAAATACTGCGGACTGACGCCGACCGAGTACCGCAAACGCTTTGTTTCGCGGCAAAACGTCCTCGACCAACAGCTGGCGCTCGGCGAGGACTGCGTATGCCTGCCATTAAACGGCCAACTGCTGGCGAGGCTGGCGGTTAGTAATCAATCCCCATCTGCGCTTTGA
- a CDS encoding beta-glucosidase family protein gives MNNDFSTVIAAMSVEEKVALLTGSGLWRTASMPQHGIPDIVMTDGTYGVRYSSAQIDGNEKWSMDDFISVITQTADQASADEPVAKGGSEALFSASLPATCFPNGSSLACSWDVELVREMGEALGRECQQMGVGILLGPGINIRRTPLAGRGYEYYSEDPVVSGDIAAALINGLQAEGVGASLKHFAANNSEYRRTEMDSIIEERVLREIYLAGFQRAIAKSQPWTVMSSYNRLNGVQTSQDPFLLTQVLRDEWGYDGLVMSDWYGIKDRPASLLAGNDLAMPETRRDKQTLLAAISCGEVPMPVVDRACLRMLELVDKVQRHRRPHTRADFAAHHALSQRLAAESIVLLKNEDNLLPLKPHKTPRIAVIGKPAQEPVIQGSGCATTVPYLLDRPLDEIFDLAGDDFKVTWAPGAPDDNQSDEQALAQARDVAGAADVAVIFVSTAVGEDGENGDRQDLNILPAHEQLIREVAGVQPNVVVVLANSDAVVMPWLGECRALLETFFAGQGMGRAVAEILFGKRNPCGKLTVTVPNTLEETPAWLQYPGENLRHHYGEGLFVGYRYYDKRLLSPRFPFGFGLSYTQFSYANLALSASRLAEGETLHVAFDLTNIGDCEGKEIVQLYVTAPKGELIREVRALKAFSKVSLLAGETRRVELALPVADLACYHPGLADWLVTPGQWQIYVGASSRDLPLTASVEIDCPARYVPLRDDNSLQQLIQQPEAFARVVALISAKSGVAPDLVREKLIRLAPDLFCGLLIALTEFLALDIDRDELNAVLAGH, from the coding sequence ATGAACAACGATTTTAGTACCGTTATCGCCGCCATGTCGGTAGAGGAAAAAGTGGCGCTGCTGACCGGCAGCGGCCTGTGGCGCACGGCATCGATGCCGCAGCACGGTATCCCCGATATCGTGATGACCGATGGTACCTACGGCGTGCGCTATAGCAGCGCGCAAATAGATGGCAATGAAAAGTGGAGCATGGATGACTTCATCTCGGTGATTACCCAAACCGCCGACCAGGCCAGCGCCGACGAGCCTGTCGCCAAGGGCGGCAGCGAAGCGTTGTTCAGCGCCTCGCTGCCGGCCACCTGTTTTCCGAATGGCTCCAGTCTGGCCTGTAGCTGGGATGTTGAACTGGTACGGGAGATGGGCGAAGCGCTGGGTCGCGAATGCCAACAGATGGGGGTGGGTATTCTATTGGGGCCGGGAATTAACATTCGGCGCACCCCGCTGGCTGGACGCGGCTATGAATACTATTCAGAGGACCCGGTCGTAAGTGGGGATATCGCCGCGGCGCTGATTAACGGCTTACAGGCCGAAGGCGTCGGCGCCAGCCTTAAACATTTTGCCGCCAATAACTCCGAGTATCGGCGTACCGAAATGGATTCGATTATTGAGGAGCGGGTGCTGCGTGAAATCTATCTCGCCGGATTTCAACGAGCGATCGCCAAATCCCAGCCCTGGACGGTGATGTCTTCTTATAATCGTCTTAATGGCGTTCAAACATCGCAGGATCCGTTCTTACTGACCCAGGTATTGCGTGATGAATGGGGGTATGACGGTCTGGTGATGTCCGACTGGTACGGTATTAAAGATCGCCCGGCATCGCTGCTTGCCGGCAATGACCTGGCAATGCCGGAAACCCGCCGGGACAAACAAACCCTGCTGGCGGCAATCTCCTGCGGGGAGGTACCGATGCCGGTGGTCGACCGGGCGTGTCTGCGGATGCTGGAACTGGTTGATAAAGTGCAACGACATCGCCGGCCGCACACGCGTGCTGACTTTGCCGCACATCATGCGTTATCGCAGCGTTTAGCGGCAGAATCCATCGTATTACTGAAAAATGAAGACAACCTGCTGCCGCTGAAGCCACACAAAACGCCGCGCATCGCGGTGATCGGTAAACCCGCTCAGGAGCCGGTTATTCAGGGCTCGGGTTGCGCCACTACGGTTCCCTATTTACTCGACCGTCCGCTGGATGAGATTTTCGATCTTGCCGGGGATGACTTTAAGGTCACGTGGGCGCCGGGCGCGCCAGACGACAATCAAAGCGACGAGCAGGCGCTGGCGCAGGCGCGTGACGTCGCCGGAGCCGCCGATGTGGCAGTGATTTTTGTCAGCACGGCGGTCGGTGAAGATGGCGAGAATGGCGATCGCCAGGATCTGAATATTCTTCCCGCGCACGAACAGCTGATCCGTGAGGTCGCCGGGGTACAGCCAAACGTGGTTGTGGTGTTGGCCAACAGCGATGCGGTGGTGATGCCATGGCTTGGCGAATGCCGGGCGCTGCTGGAAACCTTCTTTGCCGGACAGGGGATGGGGCGCGCCGTGGCTGAAATTCTCTTCGGTAAGCGGAACCCCTGCGGTAAGCTAACCGTCACGGTGCCAAATACTCTCGAAGAGACGCCTGCCTGGCTGCAGTATCCAGGGGAAAACCTGCGCCATCACTATGGCGAGGGCCTATTTGTCGGCTATCGCTATTACGATAAACGCCTTCTTTCGCCGCGTTTCCCGTTTGGCTTTGGCCTGAGCTATACCCAATTCAGCTATGCCAATCTTGCGCTTTCCGCATCGCGGCTTGCCGAAGGCGAAACCCTGCATGTCGCCTTTGATTTAACGAATATCGGCGATTGCGAGGGCAAGGAGATTGTACAGCTGTATGTTACGGCCCCGAAGGGGGAGCTGATCCGCGAGGTTCGCGCGCTGAAAGCCTTTAGCAAAGTGTCGTTGCTGGCAGGGGAAACGCGTCGCGTTGAGCTTGCGCTGCCCGTCGCTGATTTAGCCTGCTATCATCCGGGGCTGGCGGATTGGCTGGTGACCCCTGGGCAGTGGCAAATCTACGTGGGCGCCTCGTCTCGCGATCTTCCCTTAACGGCAAGCGTTGAGATTGATTGCCCTGCGCGCTACGTACCGCTGCGCGACGACAATTCTCTGCAGCAGCTTATTCAACAGCCGGAAGCCTTTGCCCGCGTGGTGGCGCTGATATCGGCGAAGAGCGGGGTAGCGCCTGACCTGGTACGTGAAAAGCTTATCCGCCTGGCGCCGGATCTGTTCTGTGGTTTGCTGATTGCATTGACTGAGTTCCTGGCGCTGGATATCGATCGCGACGAACTCAATGCCGTGCTGGCGGGTCATTAA
- a CDS encoding bifunctional diguanylate cyclase/phosphodiesterase — protein MQILKKQLSVNSYPFTLTQAIIFTLATTILVVLLTTYAFLYYEGYAFFDEVSEDILRAKRVNIEEVIHDYIDVPAQSNAILVHAIGRQSSTAIPVRSLIGEMVNTTNNVFSNKHYLNLVGFGAVNGDFIQVARGQAESNDYLAVKDAQTDHHLTAYSHLTVNSLVKAVRADYQITQREWYAAVAKDQRPHWTKPFRDYEYENEIGVAFSSPAFNRQGQFVGVVASELHLNELNKSLEKFKPHPESILLIVNEKNELISSSVPSLTRNMLAGGKHSRLNLQTLENTHLPVVVAASRTLKANHHTGLQFFSSGKEEYYVDAFPITDRDDILHWTGIVISPARMITRTIIKYIAITMIMLFVIFVLGLLVVFYGLAKVVKPLRDIVRKADQLATHRWTPPDNKRHFPEIASLETTFMALSHKLAESFDAQRREIEEDKTTGLFSRTGLLRQTSLYQGRNLLALVHISNMNAIINSLSTEYGEKFISDYIFRLHNLLPTNTLIARDTVDKLIVVFPGQTQPKERQRYRELLSSLFIDVNNEASPTASKYVYTGNIGLVTTEIHAENIEQTLREAWIALRHAQKQGNGVATFFSGEMHEAELYNIQLHEHLHDAIQQHEFHLMLQPIVDLQDQSAFQEGECLLRWCSETVGEIPPDRFLPLAEESGLIIPLGRWIIEQACRELSAMILRGAPANFILHINVSAIQLLQQDFAWHLMDAIYRHGLVAGNICLEITERLLMNDAVRISRMIAYLRRHGIAVALDDFGVNLSSLPYLHTLSFDSIKIDRRLICQFADDDKAESMIASLIVLAQGFKVPVVAEGIEDEAIKNQLRDLGCQKAQGYLFGHPAPFADFPFLASALTASDNL, from the coding sequence ATGCAAATATTAAAAAAACAGCTTTCGGTCAACAGCTACCCGTTCACCCTAACTCAGGCCATCATATTTACCTTAGCCACGACAATTCTCGTCGTGCTGCTGACGACATATGCTTTTCTCTACTACGAAGGTTATGCTTTTTTTGATGAGGTGAGTGAGGATATTCTGCGTGCGAAAAGAGTCAATATCGAGGAAGTCATCCACGATTATATTGATGTTCCCGCGCAATCGAACGCGATACTAGTTCATGCGATCGGACGTCAATCCAGTACGGCGATCCCGGTTCGCAGCCTGATCGGCGAAATGGTCAATACCACCAATAACGTCTTCAGCAACAAACATTATCTGAATTTGGTCGGATTTGGCGCGGTCAATGGCGATTTTATTCAAGTGGCGCGCGGCCAGGCCGAGTCGAATGATTATCTTGCGGTAAAAGATGCGCAAACAGATCACCATCTTACGGCTTATAGTCACCTGACGGTGAATTCATTAGTAAAAGCGGTGCGTGCGGATTATCAAATAACGCAGCGCGAATGGTATGCGGCGGTTGCCAAAGACCAGCGTCCGCACTGGACAAAACCCTTTCGCGATTATGAATATGAAAATGAAATTGGCGTTGCGTTCAGCTCACCGGCATTCAATCGCCAGGGACAGTTTGTTGGCGTCGTCGCCAGCGAGTTGCACCTCAACGAACTAAATAAAAGCCTGGAAAAATTTAAACCCCATCCTGAAAGTATTCTGCTGATTGTTAATGAAAAAAATGAGCTCATTTCTTCATCAGTGCCATCATTGACGCGAAATATGCTGGCCGGGGGAAAACACTCACGGCTGAATCTACAAACGCTCGAAAACACTCATTTACCGGTTGTTGTGGCAGCCAGTCGCACGTTAAAAGCGAATCACCATACGGGATTGCAGTTTTTCAGTTCCGGCAAAGAAGAATATTATGTTGATGCTTTTCCAATCACCGACCGTGATGACATATTACACTGGACGGGGATTGTGATTAGCCCGGCGAGAATGATTACCCGTACCATCATTAAATATATAGCCATTACCATGATCATGCTGTTTGTCATTTTTGTACTTGGTCTGCTGGTGGTTTTCTATGGCCTGGCGAAGGTAGTAAAACCGCTGCGGGATATTGTCCGTAAAGCGGATCAGCTTGCGACGCACCGCTGGACGCCGCCAGATAATAAGCGTCATTTCCCGGAAATAGCCTCTCTGGAAACCACATTTATGGCGCTATCGCATAAGCTGGCAGAAAGTTTCGACGCCCAACGGCGTGAAATAGAGGAGGATAAAACCACCGGGTTATTCTCGCGGACAGGGTTACTGCGTCAGACATCGCTATATCAAGGTAGAAACCTGCTCGCGCTGGTGCATATCAGTAATATGAACGCTATTATCAATTCCTTAAGTACGGAGTATGGTGAAAAATTTATTAGCGATTATATTTTTCGCCTGCATAATTTACTGCCGACGAATACGCTGATTGCCCGCGATACAGTGGATAAGCTCATCGTGGTTTTTCCAGGACAAACTCAGCCAAAAGAGCGTCAGCGCTACAGAGAACTGCTCTCCTCACTATTTATCGACGTCAATAATGAAGCGTCTCCTACGGCAAGCAAATACGTTTATACCGGCAATATTGGCCTGGTGACGACTGAGATCCACGCAGAGAATATTGAACAAACGTTGCGTGAGGCATGGATTGCATTACGCCATGCGCAGAAACAGGGAAACGGCGTTGCGACGTTTTTCAGCGGCGAGATGCATGAGGCTGAGCTTTATAATATCCAACTCCATGAGCATCTTCATGATGCGATCCAGCAACATGAATTTCATCTGATGCTACAGCCAATTGTGGATTTGCAGGATCAAAGCGCTTTTCAGGAAGGAGAATGTTTGCTTCGCTGGTGCTCCGAAACGGTAGGCGAAATTCCTCCCGATCGTTTCCTCCCCCTGGCGGAAGAGAGCGGGTTGATAATCCCGCTGGGACGCTGGATTATTGAACAGGCCTGTCGGGAACTTTCCGCGATGATTCTCCGCGGGGCGCCGGCGAACTTTATTCTGCATATCAACGTATCGGCGATTCAACTCCTGCAACAGGATTTTGCCTGGCATTTAATGGATGCAATTTATCGTCATGGGCTGGTCGCGGGCAATATTTGTCTTGAGATAACCGAACGGTTATTGATGAATGATGCTGTGCGAATTAGCCGGATGATTGCTTATCTCCGCCGCCATGGTATTGCCGTCGCGCTGGATGATTTTGGCGTCAATTTATCCAGTTTGCCTTATTTACATACGCTGTCATTTGATAGCATCAAAATTGACCGCCGTCTGATTTGCCAATTTGCCGATGATGATAAAGCAGAATCGATGATTGCATCGCTGATTGTGCTGGCTCAGGGGTTTAAGGTACCCGTCGTTGCTGAGGGTATTGAAGATGAGGCGATAAAAAACCAGTTACGCGACCTCGGTTGCCAGAAAGCGCAAGGTTATCTGTTTGGTCACCCGGCGCCATTTGCCGACTTTCCCTTCCTGGCAAGTGCATTGACGGCGAGCGATAATCTATAG
- the cobO gene encoding cob(I)yrinic acid a,c-diamide adenosyltransferase, which produces MSDQRYRERQQRVKDKVDARVAAAQQERGLIMVFTGNGKGKTTAAFGTVTRAVGHGKKAGVVQFIKGTWPNGERNLLEPHGVEFQVMATGFTWDTQNRDSDTAACLDVWQHGRRMLADDSLDLVLLDELTYMVAYDYLPLEEVLTALRNRPAHQTVMITGRGCHREIIEIADTVSELRPVKHAFDAGVKAQMGIDY; this is translated from the coding sequence ATGAGCGATCAACGCTACCGCGAGCGCCAGCAGCGGGTAAAAGACAAAGTCGATGCGCGGGTCGCCGCCGCCCAGCAAGAACGCGGGTTGATCATGGTATTTACCGGTAACGGCAAAGGCAAAACCACCGCCGCCTTCGGTACCGTCACCCGTGCGGTTGGACACGGTAAAAAAGCCGGCGTGGTGCAATTCATCAAAGGTACCTGGCCTAACGGTGAGCGTAATTTGCTGGAGCCGCACGGCGTCGAGTTCCAGGTGATGGCCACCGGCTTTACCTGGGATACGCAAAATCGCGACAGCGATACCGCCGCCTGTCTCGATGTCTGGCAGCACGGGCGCCGAATGCTCGCCGACGATAGCCTGGATCTGGTACTGCTGGATGAACTGACCTACATGGTGGCTTACGACTATCTGCCGCTGGAAGAGGTGCTGACGGCGCTGCGCAACCGCCCAGCGCATCAAACGGTGATGATTACCGGCCGCGGCTGCCACCGCGAGATTATCGAGATAGCTGACACCGTCAGCGAACTACGCCCGGTAAAGCACGCCTTTGACGCCGGGGTCAAAGCGCAGATGGGGATTGATTACTAA
- a CDS encoding YciN family protein, with protein sequence MQGTTQPIERQALLEIANQLIRDHEDTLAGIEATNVVQRNGVLVFSGEFYLDEQGLPTAKSTAVFNMFKYLAHELSDKYHLVD encoded by the coding sequence ATGCAAGGTACAACCCAACCCATCGAACGCCAGGCGTTACTTGAAATTGCCAACCAACTCATTCGCGATCATGAAGATACGTTAGCCGGAATTGAAGCCACCAACGTCGTTCAGCGTAACGGGGTTTTGGTGTTCAGCGGCGAGTTTTATCTTGATGAACAAGGTTTGCCGACAGCGAAGAGCACTGCCGTATTTAACATGTTCAAGTATCTCGCTCATGAGTTGTCAGATAAGTATCACCTGGTTGATTAA